Proteins encoded by one window of Engraulis encrasicolus isolate BLACKSEA-1 chromosome 23, IST_EnEncr_1.0, whole genome shotgun sequence:
- the plp1a gene encoding proteolipid protein 1a isoform X2 — protein sequence MGAYECCMRCLGGIPYASLVATLLCFSGIALFCGCGHQALTETERLIENYFARNLQDYITLAYLITYFQYVIYGLASFFFLYCIMLLAEGFYTTSAMKQTFGEFRSTECGRCLSSTFIAITYILAVIWLLVFALSALPVYFFYNMHSTCHTIDVLTETPTSINQLCIDARQYGLLPWNAIPGKACGMVLSNVCKTREFFLTYDLYIAAFAGAGITLLALLTYVASTTYNFAVLRYLGRKGISPRC from the exons ATGG gTGCCTACGAGTGCTGCATGCGCTGCCTGGGTGGCATCCCCTACGCGTCCCTGGTGGCCACGCTGCTGTGCTTCTCTGGCATCGCCCTCTTCTGCGGCTGCGGCCACCAGGCCCTAACCGAGACCGAGCGGCTGATCGAGAACTACTTCGCCCGCAACCTGCAGGATTACATCACCCTGGCGTACCT GATCACGTATTTCCAGTACGTCATCTATGGCCTGGCGTCCTTCTTCTTCCTATATTGCATCATGCTGTTGGCCGAGGGCTTCTACACCACCAGTGCCATGAAGCAGACCTTCGGAGAGTTCCGGAGCACAGAGTGCGGACGCTGCCTCAGCTCCACG TTCATTGCGATCACGTATATCCTGGCTGTCATATGGCTCCTGGTGTTTGCCTTGTCAGCCCTGCCGGTCTACTTCTTCTACAACATGCACTCCACCTGCCACACCATCGACGTCCTAACCGAGACCCCCACCAGCATCAACCAGCTGTGTATCGATGCCAGACAATATG GGTTGCTCCCCTGGAATGCCATTCCGGGGAAAGCCTGCGGAATGGTCCTGTCAAACGTGTGCAAAACAAGAGAG tTCTTCCTGACCTATGACCTCTACATAGCTGCATTCGCTGGTGCTGGGATCACGCTGCTGGCTCTG TTGACCTATGTGGCCTCCACCACCTACAACTTTGCAGTGCTGAGGTACTTGGGAAGAAAAGGGATAAGTCCACGGTGTTAG
- the plp1a gene encoding proteolipid protein 1a isoform X1, producing the protein MGAYECCMRCLGGIPYASLVATLLCFSGIALFCGCGHQALTETERLIENYFARNLQDYITLAYLITYFQYVIYGLASFFFLYCIMLLAEGFYTTSAMKQTFGEFRSTECGRCLSSTFIAITYILAVIWLLVFALSALPVYFFYNMHSTCHTIDVLTETPTSINQLCIDARQYGLLPWNAIPGKACGMVLSNVCKTREFFLTYDLYIAAFAGAGITLLALVHYSTHLAVSQVVLRRQQHRERLKRAKQLALFGALLKDHNSNLRSASSSVTVSTLDVT; encoded by the exons ATGG gTGCCTACGAGTGCTGCATGCGCTGCCTGGGTGGCATCCCCTACGCGTCCCTGGTGGCCACGCTGCTGTGCTTCTCTGGCATCGCCCTCTTCTGCGGCTGCGGCCACCAGGCCCTAACCGAGACCGAGCGGCTGATCGAGAACTACTTCGCCCGCAACCTGCAGGATTACATCACCCTGGCGTACCT GATCACGTATTTCCAGTACGTCATCTATGGCCTGGCGTCCTTCTTCTTCCTATATTGCATCATGCTGTTGGCCGAGGGCTTCTACACCACCAGTGCCATGAAGCAGACCTTCGGAGAGTTCCGGAGCACAGAGTGCGGACGCTGCCTCAGCTCCACG TTCATTGCGATCACGTATATCCTGGCTGTCATATGGCTCCTGGTGTTTGCCTTGTCAGCCCTGCCGGTCTACTTCTTCTACAACATGCACTCCACCTGCCACACCATCGACGTCCTAACCGAGACCCCCACCAGCATCAACCAGCTGTGTATCGATGCCAGACAATATG GGTTGCTCCCCTGGAATGCCATTCCGGGGAAAGCCTGCGGAATGGTCCTGTCAAACGTGTGCAAAACAAGAGAG tTCTTCCTGACCTATGACCTCTACATAGCTGCATTCGCTGGTGCTGGGATCACGCTGCTGGCTCTG gtCCATTACTCCACACACCTGGCAGTGAGTCAGGTGGTGCTCCGGCGGCAGCAGCATCGCGAGCGGCTGAAGCGAGCCAAGCAGCTCGCCCTGTTCGGAGCGTTGCTCAAGGACCACAACAGCAACCTCCGCTCGGCCTCCTCCTCGGTTACTGTGTCCACACTGGACGTCACGTGA
- the rab9b gene encoding ras-related protein Rab-9B, with protein sequence MSGKSLLLKVILLGDGGVGKSSLMNRYVTDRFDSQSFHTIGVEFLNRDLEVDGRLVTLQIWDTAGQERFKSLRTPFYRGADCCLLTFAVDDLQSFQNLGCWKKEFMYYSDVRDPERFPFVVLGNKVDNKEEDREVGADEARAWCEENGCYPYFETSAKDDTNVSSAFEAAVREVIKGEDQMDHTLLSNTIDLHGNRKAPRSGCC encoded by the coding sequence ATGAGCGGCAAGAGCCTCCTGCTGAAGGTGATCCTGCTGGGGGATGGCGGCGTGGGCAAGTCCTCGCTGATGAACCGCTACGTCACGGACCGCTTCGACTCGCAGTCCTTCCACACCATCGGTGTGGAGTTCCTGAACCGCGACCTGGAGGTGGATGGGCGGCTGGTGACGCTGCAGATCTGGGACACGGCGGGCCAGGAGCGCTTCAAGAGCCTGCGCACGCCCTTCTACCGCGGCGCCGACTGCTGCCTGCTCACCTTCGCCGTGGACGACCTGCAGAGCTTCCAGAACCTGGGCTGCTGGAAGAAGGAGTTCATGTACTACTCGGACGTGCGCGACCCGGAGCGCTTCCCCTTCGTGGTGCTGGGGAACAAGGTGGACAAcaaggaggaggacagggaggtgGGGGCCGACGAGGCCCGGGCCTGGTGCGAGGAGAACGGGTGTTACCCGTACTTCGAGACCAGTGCCAAGGACGACACCAACGTCAGCTCGGCCTTCGAGGCGGCCGTGCGGGAGGTGATCAAAGGGGAGGATCAGATGGACCACACGTTGCTTAGCAACACCATCGACCTGCACGGGAACCGCAAAGCCCCGCGCTCTGGGTGCTGCTGA